In Flavobacterium sp. 83, the genomic window TTCGGCTACTTTTTCAACCTTTTTATTGATTGGAAAATCTTTATCACCTACTGTTACATTCGATTCAGTAACAGCGGTTATAGTTCCTTTTTTACCTGCCATAACACCTGGACCTGAAGTTGTGATATCCATTTTTGGAACCATCAGCAAAGCACTTAATACTACTGAAGATGATAATACCCAATACATCACTTTTCGGGCACCAAATTTGTCTGATAAATAACCGCCAAAAGCACGAATCACACCCGAAGGTAAACTAAACATTGTAGCAAACAAACCACCCATAACTAAACTGGTTTGATACACATTCATAAAGTTAGGCAACAACCATTGGGAATAGGCAACGAAGCATCCAAAAACTAAGAAATAATACGCTCCAAATCTCCAAACCCTAGCGCTTTTTAAAGACTGAAGCATATCGGTTACTGTTTTTGTTTGGTTCTCTATTTTTTTATTTTTTGTAAAAATCAAGAAAACAATACCAATGATTACCAAGGCTGCACCGTAAATAACAGGCAATAATTTCCAACCATTTTGAGGGTCTTCTACTGAAAAATGATTCAATAAGGAAGGGGCAAGGAATGTGGTGATAGCAGCTCCTGCATTTCCCATTCCAAAAATTCCCAACGCTCTACCTTGCCATTCTTTTGGATACCAAATAGAAGTAAATCCAATTCCAACTGCAAAACTGGTTCCTACCATACCAAACAAAAAGCTTAGAAGGGCAAACATAAAAAAACTATCAGCTAATGGAAGTAAGAATAAGGGAATAGAGCAGAGGAGTAATAATATGGAGAATACGTATTTACCACCAAATTTATCAGTTAAAATACCTATTGGTAAACGCATAATAGATCCTGTTAGAATTGGAATTCCAAGAAGCCAGCCCACTTGGACAACGCTCCATTTAAAAATACCATTATCTACTAAAAAGGTAACTAAAACACCATTTAAAGTCCAACAAGCAAAACATATAGTAAATGCAAGTGTATTTAAAAACAAAATTTTATGCGATTGGGATAATGAGTTTGAATTTTTCATAATACTTATATTTTTTGTCAAAATTAAGTATTATAGCTTATTTAAAACCTGCGAAAAAGCAGGTTTTAAATAATAATTAAGTATTTATACGTATTTTTATATTATTTAGTACGTATTTTTTTGGTTGGGGCAAAAAATTATCTTTAAAAGGATATTAGAGTAAAGAATATTCAGTTGCTTTATTTGAAAGTTCCATAAGATTTTTTACTTTCAATTTTTTCATCAAATTAAAACGGTGTACTTCAGCTGTTCGTTTACTAATGTCCAAAGCTTCAGCGATTTCTTTATTGCCTTTTCCGGACAATAAAAGTTTAAGAATTTCTTTTTCTCTTTTGGTTATCAACTGTTCTTCGTCTAATGTTTGTTTTGTTTCTATTGTGCCTGCCGGATTACTAAGCTGACCAATTAATATAGAAGAAATATCACCACTAAAATATTTTCCGCCATTAGCAACTGTATGAACTGCCTTGAGGAACTCTTCTTTACTGGAACCTTTAAGTAAATATCCATCTGCTCCAGCTTTGATAGATTTTAGTACGTATTCTTCTGATTCGTGCATAGAAAGCATAACAATTTTAACCATATTGTTTTGACTTCTTAGTTTTTCGACTACTTCAATGCCAGTCATATTAGGCATACGAATGTCTAATATCAGTAAGTCAGGTTGAGTTGTTTCTACTATTTTTAGGGCTTCTAAACCATCTGTGGCTTCTCCTACAACTTCTATATTGACTTCGTTTTCTAATAATGATTTGATACCATCTCTTACAAATACATGATCATCTGCCAAAACAACTCGAATAGTATTACTCATGACTTACTTAATTTTTAAATTTGATTATTACGTATATTAACCTAAATATTAAGGCTAAGATACGTATTCTAATGAAATTATTTTATTTGAATTGAAAAAAGTGTGAATTTTGTAAATTTCTGAGGATTATATAGGAATATTGAAAGTAATGCGTGTTCCTTCATTTGGAATCGAGTTGATAAAAACCCTACCATTAATATATTGAATTCGTTCCTTCATGAAAAGTAATCCCATTCCGGATTCACTATTTCTCTTTTTCTCGACTGTATTTATATCAAATCCTTTTCCATTATCGTCAATGGTAATACTCAAAATAGAATTACTATGAGACAATTGAACTATGATATGTGTAGAATCAGCATATTTAATAGCGTTGTTAATCGCTTCTTGTGTTAGTCTGTAAATATTGATTTCTATTAAGGAATCCAGTCGTTGATCAAAATTGGTTTTATTATAAAAAAGAATATTTTTCCCAGTCAATTTGGATAATTCTTGTGCGAGTTTAGCCAAAGCAGAATTAATGCCATGGTCACTTAATTCAGGAGGCATCAAGTTGAAAGTGGCTGTTCGTACTCCTTTTATAATGTCAAGCGATAATTTTTTCAGGTACTCTATTTTTTGAGCTGCTTTTTCTTTATCATCCAGATTGATGCTTTCGAGACTGAATTTTAAGCCAGTAAGCATTTGTCCAATACCGTCGTGGATTTCTCTAGCAATTCTATTTTGTTCGTTTTCTTGATTTTCAACAATTTTACTCGAAATTATTTTCTGCTGATTGATTTTATCAGTTACATTTTCGGTATTCAATCGTTCGACTTCCTGTTCTGCTTTTTTACGTTCGGTAATATCAAAACAGATAATCAACAATTCGGATTCGTCTTTTTTTATGGTTACAGGAACCATTGATATATCCAGCCAAAGTAATTCTCTTTTTCTATT contains:
- a CDS encoding nitrate/nitrite transporter: MKNSNSLSQSHKILFLNTLAFTICFACWTLNGVLVTFLVDNGIFKWSVVQVGWLLGIPILTGSIMRLPIGILTDKFGGKYVFSILLLLCSIPLFLLPLADSFFMFALLSFLFGMVGTSFAVGIGFTSIWYPKEWQGRALGIFGMGNAGAAITTFLAPSLLNHFSVEDPQNGWKLLPVIYGAALVIIGIVFLIFTKNKKIENQTKTVTDMLQSLKSARVWRFGAYYFLVFGCFVAYSQWLLPNFMNVYQTSLVMGGLFATMFSLPSGVIRAFGGYLSDKFGARKVMYWVLSSSVVLSALLMVPKMDITTSGPGVMAGKKGTITAVTESNVTVGDKDFPINKKVEKVAESSIFPTKNSWQEVVVTQNQDVKKKELLAKGITAIHFDANMWVYLVLVILIGISWGIGKAAVYKHIPEYFPTEVGVVGGMVGMIGGLGGFFGPIIFGYLLTATGIWSSSWIFVLLFSAICLVWMHYTVTKIMNEKQPALSREMERKK
- a CDS encoding response regulator transcription factor, which translates into the protein MSNTIRVVLADDHVFVRDGIKSLLENEVNIEVVGEATDGLEALKIVETTQPDLLILDIRMPNMTGIEVVEKLRSQNNMVKIVMLSMHESEEYVLKSIKAGADGYLLKGSSKEEFLKAVHTVANGGKYFSGDISSILIGQLSNPAGTIETKQTLDEEQLITKREKEILKLLLSGKGNKEIAEALDISKRTAEVHRFNLMKKLKVKNLMELSNKATEYSLL